Proteins encoded within one genomic window of Helicobacter sp. 'house sparrow 1':
- a CDS encoding flagellar FLiS export co-chaperone has protein sequence MLNKEILNTLKKHLKDIEGTDFESIGATHSKNKILKFGEDIKSANEFIGALQVLDITIRKIIAEARKIDTELLEDAVQLNCTTFNIEQLIQKCSFMGKGLFDVTMATTMGDCEIELEVASPLNFALQKDFDSLIQYLEDKREEIKQKLALISQNISNSKKEDNAYHQDFSQDFKAKDFLKMF, from the coding sequence ATGTTGAATAAAGAAATATTAAACACTTTAAAAAAACATTTGAAAGATATTGAAGGAACAGATTTTGAGAGCATTGGAGCAACACATTCTAAAAATAAAATATTAAAGTTTGGAGAGGATATTAAAAGTGCCAATGAGTTTATAGGGGCCCTTCAAGTATTGGATATAACAATTAGAAAAATTATTGCTGAGGCAAGAAAAATAGATACAGAATTGCTAGAGGATGCAGTTCAACTCAATTGCACAACCTTTAATATTGAGCAATTAATTCAAAAATGTAGCTTTATGGGAAAAGGCCTTTTTGATGTAACTATGGCTACAACGATGGGAGATTGTGAAATTGAGCTTGAAGTTGCATCTCCTCTTAACTTTGCGCTCCAAAAAGATTTTGATAGCCTTATCCAATATCTTGAAGATAAAAGAGAAGAAATTAAACAAAAACTTGCTCTAATTAGCCAAAATATTTCCAACAGTAAAAAAGAGGACAATGCTTATCATCAGGATTTTTCACAAGATTTTAAAGCAAAAGATTTTCTAAAAATGTTTTGA
- the gltX gene encoding glutamate--tRNA ligase yields MLRFAPSPTGDMHIGNLRAAIFNFILAKQKGEKFLIRIEDTDFSRNIDGKDKEILSTLNLFSLLWDQVVYQSHNFSKHQRFAQMLIDQGLAFYCYCTKEFLEQKKQEAIASKQPFRYQDSWAELHKDTNPKPVIRLKGSSSSLFFEDKIKGKIEFDHHELDSFVILREDGIPTYNFACAIDDMLYDISFIVRGEDHVSNTPKQMLIQKYLHYEKEIQYAHLPIILGEDGKKMSKRDASSSVNYLLEQGFLPQAITNYLIGMGNKTPTEVFNLNEVIGWFDISHIAKSPVKFDLKRLRFLNREHLKRLNESEFALLLETQDLSVGALAKLFLEEASTLNEIREKINLIFMPKDIHKIYEDQSFYPQCKVLFETLKEISDTQDCSKMDYSTFKTQAMQKSQLKGKDFFKPLRILLTGESHGLDLETLFNYLRLHLKEVLKIKEG; encoded by the coding sequence ATGTTACGTTTTGCTCCATCTCCTACTGGGGATATGCATATTGGAAATTTGCGCGCAGCTATTTTTAATTTCATTCTTGCTAAGCAGAAGGGTGAAAAGTTTTTAATCCGCATTGAAGATACGGATTTTTCTCGTAACATAGATGGTAAAGATAAAGAAATCCTATCTACTCTTAATCTTTTTTCCCTGCTTTGGGATCAAGTTGTTTATCAAAGTCATAATTTTTCTAAACACCAAAGATTTGCACAAATGCTAATTGATCAAGGATTGGCATTTTATTGCTATTGTACAAAAGAATTCTTAGAGCAAAAAAAACAAGAAGCTATTGCTAGCAAACAGCCCTTTAGGTATCAAGATTCTTGGGCAGAGTTACACAAAGACACAAACCCAAAACCTGTAATAAGACTAAAAGGAAGCAGTTCTTCTTTATTTTTTGAAGACAAAATCAAAGGAAAAATAGAGTTTGATCATCACGAACTAGATAGCTTTGTTATCTTAAGAGAGGATGGCATTCCCACTTATAACTTTGCGTGTGCAATCGATGATATGCTTTATGATATCTCCTTTATTGTTAGGGGCGAGGATCATGTAAGCAATACTCCAAAACAAATGTTAATTCAAAAATATCTTCATTATGAAAAAGAAATACAATATGCTCATTTGCCAATAATTTTGGGCGAAGATGGTAAAAAAATGAGCAAGAGGGATGCAAGTTCTTCGGTAAATTATCTTTTAGAACAAGGATTTTTACCTCAAGCAATCACTAACTATCTTATTGGTATGGGAAACAAAACCCCCACAGAAGTCTTTAATCTAAATGAAGTAATTGGATGGTTTGACATCTCTCATATTGCAAAATCCCCTGTTAAATTTGATCTCAAAAGACTTAGATTTTTAAATCGCGAACATTTAAAAAGATTAAACGAATCTGAGTTTGCTCTCTTGCTCGAAACACAGGATTTAAGTGTGGGTGCTTTGGCTAAGCTATTTTTAGAAGAAGCAAGCACCTTAAATGAGATTAGAGAAAAAATAAATCTTATCTTTATGCCAAAAGATATTCATAAAATATATGAAGATCAAAGCTTTTATCCTCAATGCAAGGTTCTTTTTGAAACTTTAAAAGAAATTTCAGATACACAAGATTGCTCAAAAATGGACTATTCTACATTTAAAACCCAAGCAATGCAAAAAAGTCAGCTTAAGGGTAAAGATTTTTTCAAGCCCTTGAGAATTCTTTTGACAGGAGAATCTCACGGATTAGATCTTGAAACTTTATTTAATTATCTTAGACTGCATTTAAAAGAAGTTTTAAAAATAAAAGAAGGATAA
- a CDS encoding YggT family protein, which translates to MLVNELILILHYLINIYIWIVIIASLMTWFRVDYSHPIPRFLIQVTNPVFEFLRSKITLQYQGMDFAPLVVVLVLSIIDRMLLGVF; encoded by the coding sequence ATGTTAGTCAATGAGTTAATTCTTATTTTACACTACCTTATTAATATTTATATTTGGATTGTAATTATTGCAAGTTTAATGACTTGGTTTAGAGTGGATTATTCTCATCCAATTCCAAGGTTTCTTATTCAAGTAACAAATCCAGTATTTGAATTTTTAAGATCTAAGATAACCCTACAATATCAGGGTATGGATTTTGCTCCTTTGGTGGTTGTTTTAGTTTTAAGCATTATAGATAGGATGTTATTAGGAGTGTTTTAA
- a CDS encoding lytic transglycosylase domain-containing protein has translation MYFRKILLLLSLSLCGFSKDVNLDFIKKQPAGIARDFYIWYFIDKNSTSIDEAKQAYDLVFKKTSRIESVMEKKGVIHEMPRDIFCKKLDFDQLKNEDIDCIVYGLKLSNVLTLKQEDADLLLQKLQGQAQAIDLYEQIKILRSDDVTKSLMQASAKNFAAIFTGLTYVQKLSLLEKSINPKNLARLLNENNPALNRVMTTIILDAKFDSIKKALGKIEVTSSDTNTFFLLGINELMLQNTTRALSYFSKSQNSAYDPFMRDRALFWQYLVSEDEKYLQELQTSTFVDIFSIYANQKLKTTPNYKIVSEFNLPKDKKNFEINNPFTWQIARSEVLKLDGEEYENKTKDFLYQDTLPHYLFFLSRKHRYQYNYFIFAYDDPKMWRDNEQKAITYAVARQESHLLPALVSTSYALGMMQIMPFNVMPFARDMGLKNISYFDMFDPKTALQFGSFFLDQLKKEFKHPLFVAYAYNGGPGFLRRTLEKQRLFLQDRKYEPWISLELLPYEESRFYGMKVLANYLIYMQMLNQEIDLESLLQETLIYKKGK, from the coding sequence GTGTATTTTAGAAAGATATTATTATTACTTTCATTAAGTCTTTGCGGTTTTAGTAAAGATGTTAATTTGGATTTTATTAAAAAACAACCTGCGGGGATAGCTAGAGACTTTTATATTTGGTATTTTATTGACAAGAATAGCACAAGCATTGATGAAGCAAAACAGGCTTATGATTTGGTTTTTAAGAAAACCTCTCGTATCGAATCTGTTATGGAAAAAAAGGGTGTTATTCACGAAATGCCTCGTGATATTTTCTGCAAAAAACTTGACTTTGATCAATTAAAAAATGAGGATATTGATTGCATTGTCTATGGGCTAAAACTAAGCAATGTTTTAACGCTAAAGCAAGAGGATGCTGATCTTTTACTCCAAAAACTACAAGGTCAAGCTCAAGCAATTGATCTTTATGAGCAAATCAAAATCCTAAGAAGTGATGATGTTACAAAATCATTAATGCAAGCATCAGCAAAGAATTTTGCAGCCATATTTACTGGCTTAACTTATGTTCAAAAATTATCTCTTTTAGAAAAGAGCATCAACCCCAAAAATTTAGCACGTCTTTTAAATGAAAATAATCCTGCATTAAATCGTGTGATGACAACAATTATTCTTGATGCAAAATTTGATTCCATAAAAAAAGCATTAGGCAAAATCGAAGTAACTAGTTCTGATACCAATACTTTTTTTCTTCTAGGCATCAATGAACTTATGCTCCAAAATACAACAAGGGCTTTAAGTTACTTTAGTAAATCTCAAAATAGCGCTTATGATCCTTTTATGAGAGATCGTGCTTTATTTTGGCAATATCTAGTCTCTGAAGATGAAAAATATCTCCAAGAATTGCAAACAAGCACTTTTGTAGATATTTTTTCTATCTATGCAAATCAAAAACTCAAGACAACTCCAAACTATAAGATAGTTTCAGAATTTAATCTTCCAAAAGATAAAAAGAATTTTGAAATCAATAATCCTTTCACTTGGCAAATAGCTCGATCTGAGGTTTTAAAACTCGATGGAGAGGAGTATGAAAATAAAACTAAAGATTTTTTATATCAAGATACTCTACCCCATTATCTCTTTTTCCTAAGTCGCAAGCACCGCTATCAGTATAATTATTTTATTTTTGCCTATGATGATCCAAAAATGTGGAGAGATAATGAACAAAAAGCTATCACCTATGCAGTTGCTAGACAAGAAAGTCATCTTTTGCCCGCACTTGTATCCACTTCTTATGCACTAGGGATGATGCAAATTATGCCATTTAATGTTATGCCATTTGCCAGAGATATGGGATTAAAAAATATTAGCTATTTTGATATGTTTGACCCAAAGACAGCACTGCAGTTTGGAAGCTTTTTCCTTGATCAACTCAAAAAGGAATTTAAGCATCCATTGTTTGTGGCATATGCCTATAATGGAGGTCCTGGTTTCTTGCGTCGCACACTTGAAAAACAGAGGCTTTTTTTACAAGATAGAAAATATGAACCTTGGATTTCTTTAGAGCTCTTGCCTTATGAAGAATCTAGATTTTATGGAATGAAGGTATTGGCAAACTATCTCATCTATATGCAAATGCTAAATCAAGAGATTGATTTAGAATCCCTTCTTCAAGAAACTTTAATTTACAAAAAGGGAAAGTAA
- the galU gene encoding UTP--glucose-1-phosphate uridylyltransferase GalU, with protein MITKCLFPAAGYGTRFLPATKAMPKEMLPVVDKPLIQYGVEEALSAGCHTMAIVTGRGKRSIEDHFDISYELEHQIQGTDKEDLLKEVKTLMQNCTFSYTRQNEMLGLGHAILTGQTLIGNEPFAVILADDLCVTETSDSVLAQMVNLYKKYQCSIVAIEEVMMSEVNKYGVIAGDEIDEGIFQVNYMVEKPKQEEAPSNLAVIGRYILTPDIFDILRITNPGKKGEIQITDALMQQAKSKKVLAYKFRGKRYDCGSIDGFVEATNALYKKMKSGSVIV; from the coding sequence ATGATTACTAAATGTTTATTTCCAGCAGCAGGATATGGAACTAGATTTTTACCCGCTACAAAAGCAATGCCAAAAGAGATGCTTCCTGTTGTTGATAAACCGCTCATTCAATATGGGGTTGAAGAGGCATTGAGTGCTGGATGCCATACAATGGCAATTGTTACTGGAAGAGGGAAAAGAAGCATTGAGGATCATTTTGATATAAGTTATGAATTAGAGCATCAAATTCAAGGTACAGATAAAGAAGATCTTCTTAAAGAAGTAAAAACATTGATGCAAAATTGCACTTTTTCTTACACAAGACAAAATGAAATGCTTGGTTTAGGGCATGCAATACTTACAGGTCAAACGCTCATAGGAAATGAGCCCTTTGCAGTGATACTAGCTGATGATTTGTGCGTTACAGAAACAAGTGATAGTGTATTGGCTCAAATGGTAAATCTCTACAAAAAATATCAATGCAGTATTGTTGCAATTGAAGAAGTGATGATGAGTGAAGTAAATAAATATGGAGTCATTGCGGGAGATGAGATAGATGAGGGAATATTTCAAGTAAATTATATGGTAGAAAAGCCAAAGCAAGAAGAAGCGCCAAGCAATCTTGCTGTAATTGGTCGTTATATTCTAACCCCTGATATCTTTGATATTCTACGCATTACCAATCCTGGAAAAAAAGGAGAAATACAAATCACAGATGCCTTAATGCAACAGGCAAAATCTAAAAAAGTATTAGCCTATAAATTCCGGGGGAAACGCTATGATTGTGGTAGTATTGATGGTTTTGTAGAAGCCACAAATGCTCTTTATAAAAAGATGAAATCAGGGAGTGTGATTGTATAA
- the murA gene encoding UDP-N-acetylglucosamine 1-carboxyvinyltransferase — MDFLRILGQQKINGSVSIGGAKNSALPILAASLLYEDFLEIKNLPDVVDVKTLVRLLEYLGCEIQWSNNHHIKVSARRLVHTKATYDIVRKMRASILVLGPLLARFRKCEVSLPGGCAIGARPVDLHIKAMEKMGAEILIENGYIVARAPQGLQGAHITFDKITVTGTENVLMAAALAKGKTTIVNAAKEPEVVQLCQLLQQSGIKIEGIGTDILVIDGNGGEALKNNSLSIIPDRIEAGTYMCIGAIMNTKLRIQNIIPEHLQSLIDKFQDIGFTINLENDALEILPAKKLNAFEIITTEYPGFPTDMQAQFMALATQCEGMSIIEERLFENRFMHVSELQRLGAHISLKGKIAQITGGKELRGADVMATDLRASSALILAALVSQGYTQIHRIYHLDRGYENIQEKLSKIGVFIERLKE, encoded by the coding sequence ATGGATTTTTTAAGAATATTGGGGCAACAAAAAATTAATGGTAGTGTGTCTATAGGAGGAGCAAAGAATTCTGCTTTACCAATTCTAGCAGCCTCATTACTCTATGAAGATTTTTTAGAAATTAAAAACCTTCCTGATGTTGTTGATGTAAAAACACTTGTCAGATTACTTGAATATCTTGGTTGTGAAATTCAATGGAGTAACAATCATCATATAAAAGTGAGTGCAAGAAGATTGGTGCATACAAAAGCAACCTATGATATTGTAAGAAAGATGCGTGCTTCTATTCTAGTCCTAGGACCACTATTGGCAAGATTTAGAAAATGTGAAGTAAGCCTGCCAGGTGGTTGTGCCATAGGAGCAAGACCCGTAGATTTGCATATTAAGGCAATGGAAAAAATGGGAGCGGAAATACTCATAGAAAATGGGTATATCGTAGCTAGAGCTCCACAGGGATTACAAGGCGCACACATTACTTTTGATAAGATTACTGTAACAGGAACAGAAAATGTTTTAATGGCTGCTGCACTTGCAAAAGGTAAAACAACAATTGTAAATGCTGCTAAAGAGCCTGAAGTCGTTCAATTATGCCAACTGCTCCAACAATCTGGAATTAAAATTGAAGGGATTGGAACAGATATTTTAGTCATTGATGGCAATGGAGGAGAGGCCTTAAAAAACAATAGTCTAAGCATTATACCCGATCGTATTGAAGCTGGAACCTATATGTGTATTGGTGCAATAATGAACACTAAACTGCGCATTCAAAATATTATCCCTGAACATCTTCAAAGTCTTATTGATAAATTCCAAGATATTGGTTTTACAATTAATCTAGAAAATGATGCATTAGAAATATTGCCTGCAAAAAAGCTAAATGCATTTGAAATTATCACAACAGAATATCCTGGCTTTCCTACAGATATGCAAGCACAGTTTATGGCATTGGCTACACAATGCGAGGGAATGAGTATTATAGAAGAACGCCTATTTGAAAATCGCTTTATGCATGTAAGTGAATTACAAAGACTGGGTGCCCACATTTCTTTAAAAGGAAAGATTGCACAAATTACTGGAGGCAAGGAATTAAGAGGTGCTGATGTAATGGCTACAGATTTGAGGGCTTCATCTGCTTTAATTCTAGCAGCTCTTGTATCACAGGGCTACACACAAATCCATAGAATCTATCACCTTGATCGTGGCTATGAAAATATTCAAGAAAAGCTAAGTAAAATTGGGGTTTTTATTGAAAGATTAAAAGAATAA
- a CDS encoding uracil-DNA glycosylase family protein: MQQRLEDLYRLQDLYMLQSFGQIYIDAKQPKTLPSQDSSQDSIQNCNLCDRSKISKPTIGVLNPKSKIIFVTQTPLTDEKGLFLQTRSAKMLQDIIQKVLYLRIQECSILSLLKCGNIFEYNNDVEVCKKYLFDQLKARPDALILCFLDLPALKIFGFKEDYLFGRFIKWNNQQIIFTHSLKTLSKNPSLKKETMTHLLMVKELL, from the coding sequence ATGCAACAAAGATTAGAAGATTTATATAGACTGCAAGACCTTTATATGCTACAGTCTTTTGGGCAAATTTACATTGATGCAAAGCAACCCAAAACCCTCCCCTCTCAAGATTCTTCTCAAGATAGCATTCAAAACTGCAATCTCTGCGATAGAAGCAAGATATCAAAACCCACCATTGGTGTTTTAAATCCCAAAAGCAAAATTATATTTGTAACACAAACACCACTCACTGATGAAAAGGGATTGTTTCTACAAACTCGTAGTGCAAAAATGTTACAAGATATTATTCAAAAGGTTCTTTATCTTAGAATCCAAGAATGTAGCATTCTTTCTTTATTAAAATGTGGAAATATATTTGAGTATAATAACGATGTTGAAGTTTGTAAAAAGTATTTATTTGACCAGTTAAAAGCAAGGCCTGATGCCTTGATATTATGCTTTTTAGATCTTCCGGCATTAAAAATATTTGGTTTTAAGGAAGATTATTTATTTGGTAGGTTTATAAAATGGAACAATCAGCAAATTATCTTCACCCATTCGCTCAAAACTTTATCAAAAAATCCCTCCCTAAAAAAAGAAACAATGACACACCTACTAATGGTTAAAGAACTTTTATGA